From Agrobacterium vitis:
GATCGCTTTCGTCGGCGGTTCGGTGTCTTCGACATCGAGCCGCCGATCTCGGAAGCGATGCAGGCGTTTTTACGCAAGCGAGGATGCGCCGGCCTGATCAGGTGATCGTTTCGAGGAATTCGGCCAGCAGCCTGTTAAATGCCTGCGCCTCCTCGCGATGGACGGCATGACCTGTCCCGGCGAGCCGGATCGGCTTGCCCGTCCAGACGTTCCGGTAAGAGAGGCTGTCGACATAGTCCAGATTGACGACGGGATCGTCAGCGCCGTTGATGATCAGCAGGGGGATCGCCGTCGTTTCGGCCACCTTGCGCTGGTCGCTGGTTTTGCCGGCCTGTGCGTCTTCCATCATATATTGCCGCGCCCGGCCGTCGGTGCGCCGGATCGCGGCGAGGAACGTTTCATTGCCTTCGTCCTTTTCCCCGAGCGCCATCCTGGCGATCATCCCAACCTGTTCTTCGGTAATGACGAGGCTGCCGGTATAGCCCATGTCCGGGCTGGGCACGAAACCGGCGATCAGTCCCTCGATGCTGTTTTCGATCGGCGGCGTGCCGAAAATGGCGGCGCCGGCAATCGACGCTTCGTGGCGCGCGAGCAGTTCCAGCGCGACATGACCGCCGAGTGAATGGCCGAGCACCGCGTATCGTGTCATGCCGATCCCGGTCAGCAATTCGGAAACGGCATTCGCATAGCCGCTCATGCTGTAGCTTCGACGTGGGTCTGTCGCGTCGGAGGAGCCTCCGTGACCGGGCAGGTCGATGGCAATGGTTCGGTATGTGTTCCCGAATGCCGCAATCTGGGGCGCAAAGCTCTCCTTGCAAATAGAGTTGGCGTGCAACATTACAATCGCAAGGCCATCGGCGCGATTATCGTAAAAAGCTATTCTGCCGTGTGATGTGTCGAAAAACTGTTCTTCCATATGTTCTCTCATGTCGCTTGTCGTTCATGTCGCCGTCCCCGATTTGATGGGACGGTTGCCACGCATGTTCATGACGCGGAGGGAAGCCGCAATATGCAAATCTGCATGTAACGGCGGTTGTCGGAAAGGAAGAGGACCGTGGGACGGGTTTGAGCCCGGGCGGTCGAGAGAGAGCGCTGCGCGGGCTTCCCGTTCCCGCTCTCCTGAGGCTTCCTCTCATGAACATCGCCTTGCCCGTGGCCGCTCCGGTCGCCCCTGTTGCCCATGCGCCCGCCATTCTCGCGGCCGCTAATCATCTTCTCGACTATCTCGAACGCGGTGAGCGCGTCGACACGACTGTCCTGCGCTCGGCCATGGAAACCGCCTTCGGTGTGTCCGATTCCAGCGGAGTCTGGAATTGGAAAGCGGCCTACGACGCTTGCGAAGTCGCCACGGTCCTGTTTCTGCGCAAATACGGACGTGCGCTTTTCCGTAAAGCCGTCTCTCCGGTTTCGCGGCTTTCCGCCCTGTCGAAAATCGCCGGCCTCCTACCGACCCAAACCCGCCGCTCGGAAGAGAGCCAGGCATTCCAGCAGTTCTCGACGCCGGTTCCGTTGGCCTTGGCGGCGGTGACGGCGGCGGCCGTCACTGCGAACGACATCGTGCTCGAACCTTCCGCGGGGACCGGACTTCTCGCCATCCTGGCCGAGATCAGCGGCGGCACGCTCGTCCTGAACGAGTTGGCTGAGGTCCGCGCCGATCTGCTCGCCTCTCTCTTTCCGGCCATCGCCGTCACCCGCGTCGACGCCGCGCAAATCGACGATCATCTTGCACCAGGCGCGGTGCCATCCGTCGTACTGATGAACCCACCGTTCTCCGCCCTGGCGAACGTCTCCGGCCGCGTGGCCGATGCCGGCTTCCGCCATATCGCCTCGGCGTTGAACCGCCTCGCGCCCGGCGGACGGCTGGTGGCGATCACCGGCGCCAATGTTGGCCCGGATATTCCCGACTGGCGCGACGCCTTCGTCCGCTTGCAGGACCGGAGCACGATCGTCTTTTCCGCCGGTATCGCCGGCTCGGTCTATGCCAAGCACGGCACGACCTTCCCGACAAGGCTCACGGTCATCGACAAGGTGCCTGCCGAGGATCCCGCCATCGTCCCGGCCTCGCCGGGCGTGGCGCCGGACGTCACCACGCTGCTCGGCTGGATCGAGGCTCAGGTTCCGCCACGTCGGCCTGTCGCGTTGCCGGAAATCCCGGCGCAGCGCCCGGCCACGGCGCCCCGCAGCGAGCGCGGCTATCTCGCCCGCTCGGCCGTTTCGCGTCCGGCTGCGTCCGTCGCCGATCCCGAAGGCGTGGAACTGGCTTATGAGAGGGTGGATTGGACGCCGCCTGAGGCGCGCATCTAACCGACGCCATCTATGAAGAATACGGATTGCAGTCGATCCGCATTCCCGGCTCTCAGGCCCATCCGACCAAGCTGGTCCTGTCCGCCGCGATGGCGAGCGTCGCGCCGCCGAAGCCGAGCTATCGGCCGATGCTGCCAGCCAACATCCTCGGCCTCCTGTCCGACGCCCAGTTGGAAACCGTGGTCTATGCCGGTGAGGCCCACTCCGACTATCTCGCCGGATCGTGGACGGTCGATGACACCTTCGACGTCATTCAGGCCGCACCGGCCGACGCCGCGAAGGCGGTGCGTTTTCGCCGCGGCTTCATGCTCGGCGATGGGACCGGCGCGGGCAAGGGACGCCAGTCGGCCGGCATTATTCTGGACAATTGGTTGCGCGGTCGCCGCAAGGCCGTCTGGGTCTCGAAATCCGACAAGCTGATCGAGGACGCGCAACGTGACTGGTCGGCGCTCGGCATGGAGCGCCTTTTGGTTACGCCGCTCTCGCGCTTTCCTCAAGGCGCAAGGATCACCCTGTCGGAAGGCATCCTATTTACAACCTATGCTACGCTACGCTCCGACGACCGTGGAGAGAGGGTTTCCAGGGTCAGGCAGATCGTCGAATGGTTGGGCTCCGACTTCGATGGAGTGATCATTTTCGACGAGAGCCACGCAATGCAGAACGCCGGCGGAGGCAAGGGAGAACGCGGCGATGTCGCCGCCTCACAGCAAGGACGCGCAGGGCTGCGGCTGCAGCACGCGCTTCCCGACGCGCGTGTCGTCTATGTCTCCGCCACCGGCGCCACCACCGTCCGCAATCTCGCCTATGCGCAACGGCTTGGCCTCTGGGGGGCTGAGGATTTCCCCTTCGCCACGCGCGCCGAGTTCGTGGAGGCGATCGAGGACGGCGGCGTCGCGGCCATGGAGGTGCTGGCCCGCGATCTGCGGTCGCTGGGTCTCTATACCGCCCGCTCGCTCTCCTATGATGGGGTCGAATACGAGCTGGTCGAGCACAAGCTGACGGACGAGCAGCGCCGCATCTACGATGCCTACGCCGGCGCGTTCGCGATCATCCATAACCATCTCGATGCGGCGATGGAGGCGGCCAACATCACCGGCAGCGACGGCACGCTGAACAGGCAGGCTAAGTCAGCCGCCCGCAGCGCCTTCGAATCGGCCAAGCAGCGGTTCTTCGGGCACCTCTTGACCAGCATGAAAACCCCGACATTGCTCCGCTCGATCGAGCGCGATCTCGCGGCGGGCCACGCTGCCGTCATCCAGATCGTCTCGACTGGCGAATCGCTGATGGAGCGCCGGCTGGCCGAGATCCCGACCGAGGAATGGAATGACG
This genomic window contains:
- a CDS encoding alpha/beta fold hydrolase, translating into MAAFGNTYRTIAIDLPGHGGSSDATDPRRSYSMSGYANAVSELLTGIGMTRYAVLGHSLGGHVALELLARHEASIAGAAIFGTPPIENSIEGLIAGFVPSPDMGYTGSLVITEEQVGMIARMALGEKDEGNETFLAAIRRTDGRARQYMMEDAQAGKTSDQRKVAETTAIPLLIINGADDPVVNLDYVDSLSYRNVWTGKPIRLAGTGHAVHREEAQAFNRLLAEFLETIT